A window from Calliopsis andreniformis isolate RMS-2024a chromosome 5, iyCalAndr_principal, whole genome shotgun sequence encodes these proteins:
- the LOC143178798 gene encoding cytochrome P450 9e2-like translates to MWSLILALVAIVLATYYYYRKSYNCFEERGIPHQKGMPFLGNIWKAILQRITFADGVLELYNYNRDAKYIGFFDMATPVIMVRDIELLKSISVKNFEHFVNHRTIQTGDDDPLFNSNLFGLKDEKWRDVRTMLSPAFTSSKMKAMFLLMRECAQQYGKTLANVPEDKRILELKDAFTKYTNDVIATCAFGINVDSMNDPNNKFYLYGKEATRFGSNAVLKFFILRACPWLAKWLGIRLIRKEITDFFEEVVASTIKARDEKGIVRPDMIQLMMESRGKLGPGKELSILDMTAQAFVFFFGGFESTSTLMCFAAYEVGVNPSIQKKLQEEIDQVLEDCNGEVTYDAINEMKYLDAVINEALRMYPVIVAVDRTCSKPFELPPALPGGKPVLVKKDEIVWIPIYGIHYDPDHYEEPQKFNPDRFVNDSKKILNSGIFWSFGMGPRMCIGNRFALLEAKVLLFHVFANCNLKPCSKTTIPMVLSKQGFQMGAKGGFWFEVEPRKKEQPVLVNSVSSNGVAC, encoded by the coding sequence ATGTGGTCGCTAATCCTAGCTCTGGTCGCCATTGTTTTGGCGACCTATTACTACTACAGGAAGTCCTACAACTGCTTTGAAGAGCGTGGTATACCTCATCAAAAAGGAATGCCTTTCCTAGGTAATATCTGGAAAGCCATCCTGCAACGCATCACCTTCGCGGATGGGGTGTTAGAATTGTACAATTATAACCGTGACGCCAAGTACATCGGGTTCTTTGATATGGCCACGCCAGTGATCATGGTGCGCGATATAGAACTGCTCAAGTCGATCTCCGTGAAGAATTTCGAACATTTCGTGAACCATCGCACAATCCAGACAGGCGACGATGACCCTCTATTCAACAGTAACTTGTTCGGCCTGAAAGACGAGAAATGGAGAGATGTGCGCACGATGCTGAGCCCAGCGTTCACCTCTAGCAAGATGAAGGCAATGTTCTTGCTGATGCGCGAGTGTGCGCAACAATACGGTAAGACCTTGGCCAATGTACCAGAAGATAAGAGGATTCTGGAGCTGAAAGATGCGTTCACTAAGTACACGAATGACGTGATTGCCACATGCGCCTTCGGGATCAACGTAGACTCGATGAACGACCCCAACAACAAGTTCTATTTATACGGCAAAGAGGCGACGAGATTTGGTTCAAATGCTGTCCTAAAATTCTTCATATTGAGGGCGTGTCCTTGGCTAGCCAAGTGGCTAGGTATAAGACTCATTAGGAAAGAGATCACAGATTTCTTCGAGGAGGTGGTAGCGTCCACAATCAAAGCTAGGGACGAGAAGGGCATTGTTAGACCAGACATGATCCAGCTGATGATGGAATCTCGAGGCAAATTGGGTCCAGGAAAGGAGCTGTCCATTCTGGACATGACCGCCCAGGCGTTCGTGTTCTTCTTCGGCGGCTTTGAGAGCACATCCACGCTGATGTGCTTCGCGGCCTACGAGGTAGGAGTGAATCCAAGTATTCAGAAGAAGTTGCAGGAAGAGATTGATCAAGTTCTGGAAGATTGCAATGGCGAGGTGACATACGATGCCATCAACGAAATGAAATACCTTGACGCTGTCATCAACGAGGCGCTCAGGATGTACCCTGTGATTGTCGCCGTTGACAGGACGTGCTCGAAGCCCTTCGAGTTGCCCCCAGCGCTGCCAGGTGGAAAGCCTGTCCTTGTAAAGAAAGACGAAATAGTTTGGATACCGATTTACGGAATCCATTACGATCCTGATCATTATGAGGAGCCGCAGAAGTTCAATCCAGATCGATTCGTCAATGACTCGAAGAAGATACTCAACTCTGGTATCTTCTGGAGCTTTGGAATGGGGCCTAGAATGTGCATTGGCAACAGGTTCGCGCTTCTAGAAGCGAAGGTTTTACTGTTCCACGTGTTCGCTAACTGCAACTTGAAGCCTTGCTCGAAGACCACTATACCGATGGTATTGAGCAAGCAAGGCTTTCAGATGGGAGCGAAAGGTGGATTCTGGTTCGAAGTCGAGCCAAGGAAAAAGGAACAGCCTGTGCTTGTCAATTCTGTGTCGAGCAATGGCGTTGCTTGCTGA